The following coding sequences are from one Humulus lupulus chromosome X, drHumLupu1.1, whole genome shotgun sequence window:
- the LOC133805504 gene encoding uncharacterized mitochondrial protein AtMg00810-like produces MVKKFKEDMMKSFEMTDLGLMHYFLGIEITQKGDGIFISQNKYTETLLKKLKMEGCKTILTPLDNNKALKKEDDSPKVDELQFQSLIGSLLYLTATRSDMYAVSLLSRFMHDPSQVHYRAAKRVLRYLQGTNNYGIWYGVTHDSKLIGYTDSD; encoded by the coding sequence ATGGTCAAGAAGTTTAAAGAAGACATGATGAAAAGTTTCGAGATGACTGATTTGGGCTTAATGCACTACTTTCTCGGGATTGAAATAACTCAAAAAGGAGATGGGATCTTCATTTCACAAAATAAGTATACAGAGACACTATTGAAGAAGTTAAAAATGGAGGGATGTAAGACAATATTAACTCCACTAGACAACAACAAAGCACTCAAGAAAGAGGACGACTCACCGAAAGTAGATGAATTGCAGTTTCAAAGTTTAATTGGTAGCTTACTCTATCTGACAGCTACAAGATCAGACATGTATGCAGTCAGTCTCCTATCAAGATTCATGCAtgatccaagtcaagttcactACAGAGCAGCCAAGAGAGTTCTTAGATATTTGCAAGGAACAAATAACTATGGAATATGGTATGGAGTCACCCATGACTCAAAACTAATTGGCTACACAGACAGTGATTAG